A single window of Nematostella vectensis chromosome 4, jaNemVect1.1, whole genome shotgun sequence DNA harbors:
- the LOC5511050 gene encoding XK-related protein 4: protein MCKKSHHKSITDRIASVYSFKKHNSEAAAANMATLIVKSADNPQNNGSPVQHNGRACDETDLAATRRLIPSQEMAKNRKVHWLWDAFALGSILTFLADIGSDLVVAALYYQKGEYEWFGVTLGFVVFSSIALQIFSAKWFRDDRDTKWGMYVLHFLHIGPILRYWNVFRTGWRTRRSTASSSEYHSFLSQWRDICMLRLLEAYLESAPQLVLQLYILSYRRRFDMNSDLITAIAAACSLVSLAWAIVAYQKSLRDVFCDNVSWTGFFLQVMWRLFMVASRVVAMVLFASYFNLWLGVAIALHWLLMFIFLVTQSTKFCMDNDGRDHPLREMLFDGTIAFIYIFSFFNITEGMTRIRVGIFYSLMFIENSVFVLLWYPHRSLFGDVAIAAITIVIGGFFLGLLSMFMYYHFYHPNIQEQGMCFKRKTGFNAVGNYSFSNIWCCCCELRAIRHRETNRLSTACVCHKPKCDCLRTQPAPEPMLMDMDMMPRSQSILSLPPQLVNPGQAAYLRREGRHEVIPDPIPMHALSPTPSDWV from the exons ATGTGCAAAAAAAGTCACCACAAATCGATAACCGATCGGATTGCTTCGGTTTACTCATTCAAGAAACATAACAGTGAAGCAGCGGCGGCCAACATGGCCACGCTGATCGTAAAATCAGCTGACAATCCCCAAAATAACGGATCGCCAGTGCAACACAATGGTAGGGCTTGTGATGAAACAGACCTTGCTGCCACTAGACGGTTGATTCCGTCGCAAGAGATGGCTAAAAACCGCAAAGTTCATTGGTTGTGGGACGCTTTCGCCTTAGGTTCCATTCTGACTTTCCTAGCGGACATAGGGTCAGATCTCGTTGTAGCGGCCTTGTATTACCAAAAGGGAGAATATGAGTGGTTTGGAGTCACTCTAGGGTTCGTTGTGTTTTCGTCCATCGCATTGCAGATATTTTCAGCCAAATGGTTTCGCGATGATCGTGATACAAAATGGGGGATGTACGTTTTGCATTTCTTACATATCGGGCCGATTTTAAG GTATTGGAATGTATTTCGTACTGGCTGGCGCACACGCAGATCAACAGCGTCTTCTTCTGAGTACCACAGCTTTCTTTCCCAGTGGCGAGACATTTGCATGTTGCGACTTTTGGAGGCATACCTTGAATCTGCTCCACAGTTGGTTCTCCAGCTTTATATCTTATCATACAGAAGGCGCTTTGACATGAACTCAGACCTGATAACTGCTATTGCAGCAGCATGTTCTCTGGTTTCGCTAGCCTGGGCAATCGTCGCTTACCAGAAGTCTCTCCGTGATGTATTCTGTGACAATGTGTCCTGGACTGGTTTCTTCTTACAAGTAATGTGGAGACTGTTCATGGTGGCTTCGCGTGTGGTTGCCATGGTACTGTTTGCCTCCTATTTCAACTTATGGCTAGGAGTAGCCATTGCTCTTCATTGGCTCctgatgtttatttttcttgtgaCTCAGTCAACCAAGTTCTGCATGGACAATGATGGTCGAGACCATCCCTTGAGGGAAATGTTATTTGATGGTACAATTGCATTTATCTatatcttttctttctttaacATAACAGAAGGGATGACTAGAATCCGTGTAGGGATATTTTACTCCCTTATGTTCATAGAGAACTCTGTTTTTGTGTTGCTATGGTATCCCCACAGATCGCTGTTTGGTGATGTTGCCATAGCAGCAATAACCATAGTTATAGGTGGCTTCTTTCTTGGACTACTCTCAATGTTTATGTATTACCATTTCTACCACCCCAACATCCAAGAACAAGGAATGTGCTTCAAAAGAAAGACTGGCTTTAATGCAGTAGGTAATTATTCCTTCTCAAATAtttggtgttgttgttgcgAACTCAGAGCTATCCGACACAGAGAAACTAACCGATTGAGTACTGCTTGTGTATGCCATAAACCAAAGTGTGACTGCCTCAGAACTCAACCTGCTCCTGAACCTATGCTTATGGACATGGATATGATGCCAAGGTCACAATCGATTCTCTCCCTGCCCCCACAGCTTGTCAATCCTGGTCAGGCTGCATACTTACGTCGGGAGGGACGTCACGAAGTGATCCCAGACCCCATACCTATGCATGCCCTTTCACCGACGCCTTCTGATTGGGTTTAA